ATGTGCCGCCGCCGCTCTTCGGCATTGATCCGTCCATGCAGGAGGTCCCGCGCCCGGTGGCGGCTCCGGTGGCTCCTCGCCGCCGCTCCTACGACGAGGACGACGGGCCTCGGATTGACCGCTCCTATTCACAGGCATCGGACATGGACGGTGTGAGCGGAGACGTCCGGGGGATGCGCGTCCGTCACGAGCAGTTCGGTGTGGGGCGCGTCGTCTCCACGGATGGCTCGGGACCCAATGCGAAGGTGACGGTGGAGTTTGGCGCGGGCGTGGGCCTCAAGCGCGTCATCGCCCGCTTCCTGCTGCCCGGCTGAGGCCGTCTGGAGCGGGGGACACCTGGAGTACGCTGAAGCCTTCACGGAGGACTGCCATGTGCCGGAGCATCAAGACGCTGTTCAACTTCGAGCCCCCCGCGTCGGACGCGGAGATCCGCGCGGCCGCCTTGCAGTTCGTGCGCAAATTGAGCGGCACCAGTGGCCCCTCCAAGATGAATGAGGAGGTCTTCAACCGGGCCGTCGAGGAAGTCACGGACGCGGCGCGCCGGTTGGTGAACTCCCTGGTGACCACGGCCCCTCCGCGCAACCGTGACGTCGAAGCCCTCAAGGCGAAGTTGCGGTCGGCGAAGCGCTTCGAGCCGCGCTGAAGGGTATTGGGTTTAATCTTGAAATTCTTGACTTACTGGGAGATGCAAAGCAGGCTGTAGGCTCACGAAGAGGAGCGACGAGCATGAGCCCCCGTCCTGCGCCACTGATCCAACGAGCCGGTACCCTTGCGGTGGCGGTCCTTGCCGTGGTGGCTGCCTCCAGCGCGGCGATCGCCAGCGTTCAATCGGTGGACGTGCCGAAGGCCGCCGCTGCGGCCCACGAGCAGCTGCGCGTGGTGACGGCCAACCTCGCTTTTCGCGGCCCCGATGCGG
This window of the Stigmatella erecta genome carries:
- a CDS encoding DUF2277 domain-containing protein; the encoded protein is MCRSIKTLFNFEPPASDAEIRAAALQFVRKLSGTSGPSKMNEEVFNRAVEEVTDAARRLVNSLVTTAPPRNRDVEALKAKLRSAKRFEPR